In Montipora foliosa isolate CH-2021 chromosome 13, ASM3666993v2, whole genome shotgun sequence, one DNA window encodes the following:
- the LOC137984086 gene encoding 26S proteasome regulatory subunit 10B, producing MAATETVREKALVNYRKKLLEHRELDARLKEMREQLKDLSKEYDKSENDLKALQSVGQIVGEVLRQLTEEKFIVKATNGPRYVVGCRRQVDKKKLKQGTRVALDMTTLTIMRYLPREVDPLVYNMSHEDPGNITYSEVGGLSEQIRELREVIELPLTNPELFQRVGIQPPKGCLLFGPPGTGKTLLARAVASQLDANFLKVVSSAIVDKYIGESARLIREMFGYARDHEPCIIFMDEIDAIGGRRFSEGTSADREIQRTLMELLNQMDGFDALGQVKIIMATNRPDTLDPALLRPGRLDRKIEIPLPNEQARMDILKIHSAKITKHGDIDYEAVVKLSDGFNGADLRNVCTEAGMFAIRAERDYVIEEDFMKAARKVSDNKKLESKLDYKPV from the exons ATGGCGGCGACTGAAACAGTCAGAGAGAAAGCTTTGGTTAATTATAGGAAGAAGCTTTTGGAGCACAGAGAGCTAGATGCACGCTTAAAAGAAA TGAGAGAGCAACTGAAAGATTTAAGTAAGGAGTACGACAAGTCTGAGAATGATCTGAAAGCTCTTCAAAGCGTTGGTCAG atTGTTGGTGAAGTTCTCCGTCAACTTACTGAAGAAAAAT ttatTGTGAAGGCAACCAATGGGCCACGTTATGTTGTTGGTTGTAGAAGACAA GTGGATAAAAAGAAGCTGAAGCAAGGAACACGTGTTGCCCTTGATATGACAACTCTCACCATCATGAG GTACCTTCCTCGTGAGGTTGATCCCCTTGTGTATAACATGTCACATGAGGATCCTGGTAATATTACATATTCTGAAGTTGGAGGACTCAGTGAACAGATCAGGGAACTCCGAGAG GTGATAGAGCTTCCCTTGACCAATCCTGAACTATTTCAGCGAGTTGGGATTCAACCACCAAAAGGATGCCTTCTGTTTGGTCCTCCAG GAACTGGGAAAACGTTACTTGCAAGGGCAGTTGCAAGCCAGTTGGATGCCAACTTCCTCAAA GTTGTATCCAGTGCTATTGTAGACAAATATATCGGGGAAAGTGCAAGGCTTATCAGAGAAATGTTTG GCTATGCAAGAGATCATGAACCTTGTATCATCTTTATGGATGAAATTGATGCTATTG GTGGACGACGATTCTCTGAGGGAACATCAGCTGACAGAGAAATTCAAAGAACCCTCATGGAG CTGCTGAACCAAATGGATGGCTTTGATGCATTAGGACAG GTGAAAATCATTATGGCTACAAATCGTCCTGACACTCTTGACCCAGCCCTTCTTCGGCCAGGTCGTCTAGATCGGAAAATAG AGATACCACTTCCCAACGAACAGGCTCGCATGGACATTCTGAAGATTCATTCCGCCAAGATCACTAAACATGGTGATATTG ATTACGAAGCCGTGGTGAAGCTGTCTGACGGATTTAACGGTGCTGACTTGAGAAATGTCTGTACTGAAGCAG GTATGTTCGCCATTCGCGCAGAAAGAGATTACGTTATCGAGGAGGACTTCATGAAAGCTGCACGTAAAGTGTCCGACAACAAGAAGTTGGAGTCCAAGCTGGATTACAAACCTGTTTAA